The DNA sequence actttctgatcacgggaagccaccctaaaacagggagccacACGCCATCCCATCAGCATTTTCTCAGCATTTTACGATTTTTTTTGATACCTCTGCCCAAGAAGAACATTGTAGTTTACATAGGAAAAGCAGTTTGGTGTCAGTACAGAGAAAACAGTGGTAAACATGTAATCCCAGAGGCCAGGtacaggcaggcaggtaggTGATGATCACAATGCTCAGTACATGAAGGCGCTGCGTTAAAACCCGAGCGGGAGCTGCAGTGTGGAGTAATTCCTAATCCTCAAATCCCCTTAACGCAGCCGGCTTAAAGAACCGGTGtacctgcatgtgtgtgcatcttATATATcagcatgtttatcatgcatagTGACTGCATTTTTAATCACCTGGAATTAAATCTTGTTTTTGTGTTTGCACGTTGCAGTGAAAATATGTGGGGACTGATTATTATTTGCAGATAACGATATGTCTCTGGGTCAGGATACAGTCTTAGGGTCATATTAAAGTTAAACCGTCTATTTCATTAATAATTTCTAGGAGGAGTATTGTCCAAAATGCATCATTCGGTCTTTGTTGtaatattaaataattattaagtaTTATATAATTTAACTCAACCATTAATGTTAAATATACGGAGCTCACCGAAAGCCGTGGGacacttgcttaattcagtaacatttttgcaaatttattggttttattataaatatcattagtttaattcatttttttacaaaaatatgTATCACGTTAGGAACAATCAGAAGTTTTAAACATTCATTTGAAGTAGTAATAAACTGAAACCCTAATTATAgctttaaaataaatagttaattcattgacaagcagtctcATTTGGTgcattttaattagtaacacaaTTCATACGAATATAAGATGAACAAACTTGAGATCAGTATTGCATTATTTTATTCATGACTAGTTCCTTCTGAAGTTCACAAAGGCTTACAGAATTAGCACATATAGTAACAAAAATAGTAACTGCTCGAGATAAAACAAgtatcacgattcattaatgatgaattaacatgaaatcagTATTAACTAAAACTTAGATAGGGGTTAATTAATgaataagtaatagcataatactatttTATTTGCGCCccgttaagtaaagtgttactgatgAATCGAGTGTGATTCTAGCGTGACTGAATGTATGTCTAACGAAAAGGACCCAACACAGTGAGGATTTGCCTTGATTAGTCATAATCATATCAGTCACCTGTGCCGGCCTCGATAGGTATGGACAGGTCCACACATCCAGGTGAGCAGACCTGGGGGCCTGCAGTGTCGGCTGGATTATTAGTGTGGCCTAAATCATTTTCTGCTGAGGTGTCATATCTGCTAATGCTAATCCCATGTCCACCTTTATAAGGTGCCGGACGAAGGGTGAGTCCATTTGAAGCAAAGACCCCCCCTCACCGAATCTCTCCTGGGCAGCCAGGCGACACAGCACTGCCGGAGGATTGAAGGCAAGAAGAAGCAGCCATGAATGGCACAGAGGGACCCAACTTCTACGTCCCCTTTTCAAACGCCACTGGCTTGGTGAGGAGCCCTTTTGAATACCCGCAGTTCTACCTTGCTGAACCATGGGCTTTCTCCGCCCTGGCTGCCTACATGTTCTTCCTCATTATCACCGGCTTCCCCATCAACTTCCTAACGCTGTACGTTACCATCGAGCACAAGAAGCTAAGGACGCCCCTGAACTACATCTTGCTCAACCTAGCCGTAGCTGACCTCTTCATGGTCTTCGGGGGCTTCACCACCACCATGTATACGTCAATGAATGGCTATTTCGTCTTTGGTACCACCGGCTGTAACCTTGAGGGCTTCTTCGCTACCACCGGTGGTATCATTGCCCTCTGGTGCTTGGTGGTCCTGGCCATCGAGAGGTGGATCGTCGTCTGTAAACCCTTCAGCAACTTCCGATTCGGCGAGAACCATGCCATCATGGGACTTGCATTCACCTGGATCATGGCGTTGAGCTGTTCGGCACCACCCCTGTTCGGCTGGTCAAGGTACATCCCCGAGGGTATGCAGTGCTCATGTGGGATCGACTACTACACCCTGAAGCCAGAGGTCAACAACTACTCCTTCGTCATCTACATGTTCGCCGTTCATTTCTTCACCCCCCTGACCATCATCTTGTTCTGCTACGGCCGGCTGTTATGTACGGTCAAGGAGGCTGCCGCCCAGCAGCAGGAGTCCGAGACTACCCAGAGGGCCGAGAAGGAAGTCTCCCGCATGGTTGTCATCATGCTCGTCTCCTACCTGATTTGCTGGCTGCCGTACGCATCCGTAGCCTGGTACATCTTCACCCACCAGGGCAGCGTGTTCGGACCTGTCTTAATGACAGCCCCGGCTTTCTTTGCCAAAGCCGCCGCCGTCTACAATCCCCTGATCTACGTCTGCATGAACAAGCAGTTCCGCCACTGCATGATCACAACCCTTTGCTGTGGCAAGAACCCATTCGAGGAACCAGAGGGAGCTTCCACTACCGCCTCCAAGACCGAAGCCTCCTCCGTGGCATCTGTCTCACCGGCGTAAAGAAAACGGAAATGGGTCGTGGCAGAGTGCTGCATGTCTCACTGCTCACAGAAAATACTCCCGTCTTCGGTATTGGCTGTGTCTACGCAAGTAACACTCATAAGGGTGCTGAATGTTTATAAGACAGCTGGTTTCGAATGAGAGACAGTCGCAGGAAGGTGACGCGCTGCTGCACGCTGTGTTGTTTCTGTATGTATAGTACGTTTGCCGTAATTGTGCAAGGAGAAAAAGCGTTTTTAGTGAACTTTAAAAATCTGAGGTCAGCAGGAAGCGTTACGTAAAAACATGAATGTAGAAGCCTGTAACATAAAAATGCAACATAAATAAAGAGCAACTTGCAAACGAATGAAtgactttcattttccacttggttaagaaaaacaaaacaaaatctgTATCCGATGAACGGCAATGCGTAACAGTAGTGTAATtatatgtacatttattttGGATATTTTTAAGTTGATGTAAGTTGTGTAGTGTTGCTTCCAAAGTAAATGTTACAGATTGGAGTTCTCTAGATATTATTTGATATGTAAACTTTGCACTTAGTGTAATGTGTTGATTAATTCATTTTTCAATTAAAACCAAATGTTGCATAGACAGAAATGAAATTTGTAGGTACTTTATTACATGCGTATAAATACTGAATTTTACAATCAATTTTCGTCTGTTTAGCAGAAACATCAAATTATTATTCATAACTACCCAGCCTTTAAAAATTTATTATAAATTTCTaacatatttattatatatgtattatttataataatgctACCAAATTTAAAGGACTCCCTGTgggattttgtgtgtgtgtgtgtgtgtgtgtttaaagcaAATTAAAGTAATTTTAAACCCATTTGAAGCATAACACTGACTGCTGTTCCCATCTACCGCTGGTCTGCTCTTCACAAGCAGGTGAAGGTTAATCTGTATCAGGTTAATGGTGTTATCTCTTCGGAAGGGTCACGGCATTAAGGCGCATTAGTGACAGGATGTCACCACCTTGTAGGGGCTGATGGTCTGAGGACTCCCTCCCACCGTGGGGGGCTGCACACTGTCCCCAGGCCCACCATGGCCATACGGCATCCTCTAGCATGAACCACATGAACAAATGGGCGAGGCCTTAAATAGAAGCGACCACAGCAGACTGGAGGGACATGCTGTCCTGTGCAACCATGGGTGTAAATTATAAGGGGATAATAATCAAATAATCAAAAGCAGCCAATACAATCTcctggacccccttaaatgggAGTAGACCTCAACACCCTCCCCTGCCAaatgctcaacccaaagttTTGCCCTTGTGTCCGGGATAGTCACTGCCCCACATTTCTGCTGCCTGATTCTCATTCTCAGCCCAGGGCTTGGGCATGGCGGCAATATCACCACTGCAGATGCATGGGCGTATTTCGCGGGACTGAAGTCATACACACTGCACTTCTTATTAATCTATATTGTGTCCAGACAAGTACCAACAATCAGCagaacatatatgtttttaaaaaactgcACAGTTACGTATCACATCCTGATTTACAATAACTACtaaatttcatatatatatatatatatatatgaaacttatttttaaaaagtctgtgaatgattttttttttgaatgtcGAAACTCTGGTATTTTATATGGCTACTTAGGTTAGGGCTGGGGAGGGATTAAGGTTGTCAGTGTTGGGATTAAGCATTTTCCATTTGAAATgagtggagagtccccacaaatatatgaatacaaatgtgggtgtgtgtttaTATTGATTATTGTGTGGTTGTTTGAATGTCCAGCAGTTAGGCTCTGTACTGACTAGGGCCTCTGCTCTCCAGTGCCCTCTGTTTCTGAATCATCACACCCTAATTCGATAAGCACCTACTGAAATCGGATTGATGTGTAGTCATATATAATGACACGGTTCGCGGAGCGTGGCCAGTCGACATTAGAGCACGGCGCTTAGTAGAGGGACTGTCTTTTCCTTTGTAATGTAGGCCAGATGAATTAGTGCATCTCTGACTTGATGGATTCCCATTATTGCATGGGATTTTCAAAACTAAGATTCCTAGAATGAGGATGAGAATTTAGCACATCCATCTTTTAACTTTTCATCCATTTCTGTGTTGTAGACACATCCACCTGAGCCATCTGAGTTTGGCCTGCGTGAATTAATAAaacacctggaggaaacccgcaCAAAAAACAGGGGGAGCGCAAAACCACACAGTGGAGGGCTAGAATCAAGCTGTAAAGTGTGAGCACCCTTTTCTGAGCAGGAATCGAACCCATTACCTAGCTGATTGTGAGGCAGCCAGAATGAAGATCCGCTCCGTggataaatgtcagaaaatggatggatgaatctgtAGGACTGTATTTTCTAACAATGTGCAGAATAAATATTAGCTTGTTGGCTGGATTCAGATGAGGTCATCCAATTAACAGCTCTTCCTGCGTGGCTGTCAGGAATGCATTTGCCAGCTCTAATGAGACTATGTTGCAGAGTATTATATAATGCtataaaatgcattattaattGTGAGATTGTGTACATGTATGTGCCCCGTGACGCACCGCCATCACATGCGGAGGGAGCCCCTGCCTTGAGCTCTGTGCTCCCTGGAACAAACATCCTCCTCACAACCCTGTCCAAGACATACAATAGATACgatatatttttcatatatataaattattaacTTGTTGGGTGAAACATCCACCCAActagtttgtat is a window from the Brienomyrus brachyistius isolate T26 chromosome 8, BBRACH_0.4, whole genome shotgun sequence genome containing:
- the rhol gene encoding rhodopsin, like, producing MNGTEGPNFYVPFSNATGLVRSPFEYPQFYLAEPWAFSALAAYMFFLIITGFPINFLTLYVTIEHKKLRTPLNYILLNLAVADLFMVFGGFTTTMYTSMNGYFVFGTTGCNLEGFFATTGGIIALWCLVVLAIERWIVVCKPFSNFRFGENHAIMGLAFTWIMALSCSAPPLFGWSRYIPEGMQCSCGIDYYTLKPEVNNYSFVIYMFAVHFFTPLTIILFCYGRLLCTVKEAAAQQQESETTQRAEKEVSRMVVIMLVSYLICWLPYASVAWYIFTHQGSVFGPVLMTAPAFFAKAAAVYNPLIYVCMNKQFRHCMITTLCCGKNPFEEPEGASTTASKTEASSVASVSPA